In Kordia antarctica, the following proteins share a genomic window:
- the xrtK gene encoding exosortase K, whose translation MNKVYQKIGFTLGLILSLKAMYSVATLAVLKWFMYPMIPLISFFTKTSFEWIPDVGFSSPTGIVIEKSCAGGNFFIICFAFLCFKLCTFQTIKNTVLRIIFLGICSYFIMIFANTARIISAMKLAEWNWTHEFIDPKNAHLALGSILYIFILLTINHLISSKYVTIQTT comes from the coding sequence ATGAACAAAGTATATCAAAAAATAGGTTTTACACTTGGATTAATTTTATCCTTAAAAGCCATGTACAGCGTTGCAACACTAGCCGTTTTGAAATGGTTTATGTATCCGATGATTCCGTTGATTTCATTTTTCACGAAGACTTCTTTTGAGTGGATTCCTGATGTTGGATTTAGTTCGCCAACCGGAATTGTGATTGAAAAATCATGCGCAGGCGGAAATTTCTTCATCATTTGTTTCGCTTTTCTATGTTTCAAATTGTGCACGTTTCAAACTATAAAAAATACAGTTTTACGTATCATTTTCTTAGGAATTTGCAGTTATTTCATTATGATTTTTGCAAATACTGCACGAATTATTAGTGCTATGAAATTAGCCGAATGGAATTGGACACACGAATTTATCGATCCTAAAAATGCACATTTAGCACTCGGAAGCATTTTATACATTTTCATTTTACTTACTATTAATCATCTTATCTCATCAAAATATGTTACCATTCAAACTACATAA
- a CDS encoding transglutaminase domain-containing protein, translating into MLLKVNVSFLLFFCCHFLMIAQNYQHVDKVVDTYPKSFLSIEAFGNRIEKDFTEDADKVRAAYYWISNNIEYNYKELTTGKSNFPKIVINKFTGDTDYYNQWNKIYATHTLTYKTSVCEGYAQLLFFVCEHMNINAKVIDGNAKNSIHDIGVIARNVNHAWNAIYFNEQWNLIDATWSTGNEDTKPNYFDFDDSYYCVSPEKIIMSHFPKNPEWQLLTKKVSKKKFYIQPLIYVKYIGLNLSLDPTIRGTIRTKVNGFIELRFNIIDTTKVYYYAYEKDTHSTELELIKVGEKYVAKIPFKGKKRDYLSLFSGTEAFLSFKIIPTR; encoded by the coding sequence ATGTTGTTGAAAGTTAACGTATCATTCCTCTTATTTTTTTGTTGTCATTTCTTAATGATTGCACAAAACTATCAACATGTTGATAAAGTAGTCGACACATACCCGAAGTCATTTCTGTCCATTGAAGCTTTTGGCAATCGCATTGAAAAAGATTTTACAGAAGATGCCGATAAAGTTCGCGCCGCGTATTATTGGATTTCAAATAATATTGAATACAACTATAAAGAGCTAACAACTGGTAAAAGTAATTTCCCTAAGATTGTTATCAATAAATTTACGGGTGATACAGATTATTATAATCAATGGAATAAAATATATGCAACACATACGTTAACTTATAAAACCAGTGTTTGCGAAGGTTATGCGCAATTATTGTTTTTTGTGTGTGAACATATGAATATCAATGCAAAAGTTATTGACGGAAATGCAAAAAACTCCATTCATGATATTGGTGTCATTGCAAGAAATGTTAACCACGCATGGAACGCTATCTATTTTAATGAACAATGGAATTTAATTGATGCAACTTGGTCTACAGGAAATGAAGATACTAAACCTAATTACTTCGATTTTGATGATTCATATTACTGTGTTTCGCCTGAAAAAATAATTATGAGTCATTTTCCAAAAAATCCAGAATGGCAATTGTTGACAAAAAAAGTAAGCAAAAAAAAGTTTTATATACAACCTTTAATTTATGTAAAATATATAGGTTTAAATCTTTCTTTAGATCCTACAATAAGAGGAACAATTAGAACTAAAGTCAATGGTTTTATTGAACTGCGATTTAATATAATTGATACTACAAAAGTATATTACTATGCTTATGAAAAAGACACACATTCTACGGAATTAGAACTTATCAAAGTAGGAGAAAAATATGTAGCAAAAATTCCATTTAAAGGAAAAAAGAGAGATTATTTGAGTTTATTCAGTGGTACTGAAGCATTTTTATCATTTAAAATTATTCCAACGCGTTAA
- a CDS encoding MSEP-CTERM sorting domain-containing protein, which produces MLPFKLHKSLGYILSLLLPQIFLAWLLYSAFDSPEGNAFQFTGLTTYWSCLIFLFLGLILLEIKQKISNWILPCAIIIGYTIFLFWLYESNLFIEIPRVKSTSINYEIIPLYLTVPAIFHALLDIIFKYFRPKGTLSSNLKNLGFSILVPFSMYIFTMLFIPIFGRQNTGNFQLQLFATKIIICVAIAGFLFFFLRFILGNMVGKNLNAKYPIMIILFGFLFPLIGLLLNLNFELFGDFNHPIIYSAFSINAIGLTLLVTDSVTAKFIGFLCASFGVPIVFYFFLIFLPFVPLSFIALIVFGAGILMLTPIVLLLLQYQIMSKQFALILKKYSKKKVIILSGFCMLLLPIIFIGFCSNHKNYLNELIAETNQFDASNTTYTDYNVEKIEYIFSEMHKGNRRLSIENPEQRLPLLSLFYDWYVFDNLQVSEQKTHEIQNLFLGQRTFAWSGYQPPERLNASVNYTHETEYVAKGDFYKTQIHLAITNLDSVGMREFRSEFTLPKDVFISDYYLDIEDRRTFGILAEKKAANWIYEQITNQRRDPGILQYLYDDVISLKIFPFQKDETRTSGFTLYHRTPVNFEINHIPITIDVEPLAQTVAELSPNTFYVPSTIKQNLPKVQSPVSYYFLVDNTTKGEEFRKQFREDFEALSADVKQKAQILYVDADVNWGRQTSPKESGFNYRKAIAQIEFAHRDQKSIPYVVVYASMSNRFTGKYSSWETESAFPYHNLIEHSHWKKKLPETIELVEFSRNGQSIFLRNDDQPSLVSFDNTATLAADFSGNPYLNALQLRLFHDLNDLNPTRKKDNWLRALRESFSQNILTHSTTYISLETKVQEARLLRKQEEIMSADYSEKAGLETRRMSEPYFWMLLLFFMIYIVRQQFLKHQTQKT; this is translated from the coding sequence ATGTTACCATTCAAACTACATAAATCACTCGGATATATTCTGTCTTTACTTTTGCCACAAATTTTCCTTGCTTGGTTGTTATACAGCGCGTTTGATTCGCCCGAAGGAAACGCATTTCAATTTACAGGTTTAACGACGTATTGGAGTTGTTTAATTTTTCTTTTTTTAGGATTGATTTTACTCGAAATTAAACAAAAAATTAGCAATTGGATTTTACCGTGCGCAATAATAATAGGCTATACTATTTTCCTTTTTTGGTTGTATGAATCGAATCTTTTTATTGAGATTCCTCGTGTAAAATCAACAAGTATTAATTACGAAATTATTCCACTGTACTTGACAGTTCCTGCAATTTTTCATGCATTGCTCGATATTATTTTTAAATATTTTCGCCCAAAAGGAACACTTTCATCAAACTTAAAAAATTTAGGTTTTTCCATACTTGTTCCTTTTAGCATGTACATTTTTACAATGCTTTTTATTCCAATTTTTGGAAGACAGAATACAGGAAATTTTCAACTTCAATTATTCGCTACAAAAATAATTATATGCGTTGCTATTGCTGGTTTTCTGTTTTTCTTTTTACGTTTTATCTTAGGAAATATGGTTGGAAAAAACCTGAATGCAAAGTATCCAATTATGATTATTCTTTTCGGGTTTCTATTTCCACTTATCGGATTACTTTTAAACTTAAATTTTGAGCTGTTTGGAGACTTTAATCATCCTATAATCTATAGTGCATTTTCCATTAATGCAATCGGATTAACATTGCTAGTTACGGATTCCGTAACTGCAAAATTCATCGGTTTTTTATGTGCATCTTTTGGTGTACCAATTGTGTTTTACTTCTTCTTGATCTTCTTACCATTTGTACCACTTTCGTTTATTGCATTGATCGTTTTTGGCGCAGGAATTTTAATGTTGACACCAATTGTATTGCTATTATTACAGTATCAAATCATGTCAAAACAATTCGCCCTAATTCTAAAAAAATACAGCAAAAAGAAAGTGATTATTTTAAGTGGATTCTGCATGTTGCTATTACCAATTATTTTTATTGGATTTTGCTCAAATCATAAAAATTACCTCAACGAATTAATCGCAGAAACCAATCAATTTGACGCTTCCAACACAACATATACAGATTATAATGTTGAAAAGATTGAATATATTTTCAGTGAAATGCACAAAGGAAACCGTAGACTTTCTATTGAAAATCCTGAGCAACGTTTGCCATTATTGTCACTTTTTTACGATTGGTATGTGTTTGATAATTTGCAAGTATCTGAACAAAAAACACATGAGATTCAAAATTTATTTTTAGGACAGCGAACATTTGCTTGGTCAGGATATCAACCGCCAGAACGATTAAACGCAAGTGTAAATTATACGCACGAAACTGAATATGTTGCCAAAGGCGATTTTTATAAAACACAAATTCATCTAGCCATTACGAATTTGGATAGTGTTGGAATGCGTGAGTTTCGAAGCGAATTTACTTTGCCAAAAGATGTGTTTATTTCTGATTATTATTTAGATATTGAAGATCGCAGAACGTTTGGGATTTTAGCTGAAAAGAAAGCTGCCAATTGGATTTATGAACAGATTACTAATCAACGCCGCGATCCTGGAATTTTGCAATATTTGTATGATGATGTGATATCTTTGAAGATTTTTCCTTTTCAGAAAGATGAAACACGTACGTCAGGTTTTACGCTGTATCACAGAACGCCTGTTAATTTTGAAATTAATCATATACCAATTACAATTGATGTTGAGCCTTTAGCACAAACTGTTGCGGAGTTGAGTCCGAATACGTTTTATGTTCCGAGTACTATCAAACAAAATTTACCAAAAGTGCAATCGCCAGTAAGCTATTATTTTTTAGTGGATAATACGACAAAAGGAGAAGAATTTAGGAAGCAATTTCGTGAAGATTTTGAAGCTTTATCGGCTGATGTGAAACAGAAAGCACAGATTTTGTATGTGGATGCAGACGTAAATTGGGGAAGACAAACATCGCCTAAAGAATCAGGGTTTAATTATAGAAAAGCAATTGCTCAGATTGAGTTTGCGCATCGCGATCAAAAAAGTATTCCGTATGTGGTTGTGTACGCATCAATGAGTAATCGCTTTACAGGAAAATATAGTTCTTGGGAGACGGAAAGTGCATTTCCATATCATAATTTGATTGAACATTCTCATTGGAAAAAGAAGCTTCCTGAAACGATTGAATTGGTAGAATTTTCCAGAAATGGACAATCAATTTTTCTTAGAAATGACGATCAACCTTCTTTAGTAAGTTTTGATAATACTGCAACTTTAGCTGCTGATTTTTCTGGAAATCCGTATTTGAATGCGTTGCAATTACGCTTGTTTCATGATTTGAACGATTTGAATCCGACACGTAAAAAAGACAATTGGTTGCGCGCTTTACGCGAGAGTTTTTCTCAGAATATTTTGACTCATAGTACTACTTATATTTCACTAGAAACAAAAGTACAAGAAGCACGTTTGTTGCGAAAACAAGAAGAAATTATGAGCGCAGATTATTCTGAAAAAGCTGGTTTGGAAACACGTCGTATGAGCGAACCGTATTTTTGGATGTTGCTGTTATTTTTTATGATTTACATCGTGCGCCAGCAGTTTTTAAAACATCAAACTCAAAAAACATGA
- a CDS encoding winged helix-turn-helix domain-containing protein, protein MSIITNINKAFDHRIRLGIMSILMVNEYADFKMLKELLSVTDGNLASHAKALEKVEYIKVEKQFIGRKPNTRYSATKLGKIEFKKHIEALEQLIRKSE, encoded by the coding sequence GTGAGTATTATAACGAACATAAATAAAGCTTTTGATCACCGAATTCGTTTGGGCATTATGTCGATTCTGATGGTGAACGAATATGCAGATTTTAAAATGCTGAAAGAACTCTTGTCAGTAACCGATGGAAATTTGGCTAGTCACGCGAAAGCGTTGGAAAAAGTCGAATATATTAAAGTAGAAAAGCAATTTATCGGGCGAAAGCCAAATACACGATATAGCGCAACGAAACTTGGTAAAATTGAATTTAAAAAACATATTGAAGCATTGGAACAACTAATTAGAAAAAGCGAATAA
- a CDS encoding sensor histidine kinase: MNKVLKYLQDIGQLEPLEIKNSSFTFILAGPSTYIYVMIMLYYNPDLIIPYDGEIVFTLLFILVGLVPYFKNKFLNEIYGWITFLTLLIFQYYLTYTTALNDFSLDYLLVTYVFIFGAVLLLSNRLLVIIFSASQLIHLAYRVYYSDLDRMSESAILVSMTTIFIFSFLVMNGLIRYRKKLEAVNVELEERIHQRTLDLENRAKELLQKNKDLEEFAYVVSHDLKRPLRNIYTLTDWLTDEDEYEFNKEANQSLQLIKEQVIQMDLLVEGILHYSLQIDKDKPVSLVDAQALVKRIIAVNSSETVSIKLEERLPSILFNESQLLQVFQNLIQNAIKHTDKESVEIHIGYQKTKTDHQFSITDNGPGIDKKYHTKIFELFQKLEVNSEVDSIGIGLALVKKIIERNNGEIHIESSAGNGATFVFTIPI; the protein is encoded by the coding sequence TTGAATAAAGTTTTAAAATATCTTCAAGATATTGGACAGTTAGAACCTTTAGAAATCAAGAATAGTAGTTTTACGTTTATACTTGCTGGCCCTAGTACCTACATTTATGTGATGATCATGTTGTATTACAATCCTGATCTCATTATTCCGTATGATGGCGAAATTGTGTTTACGTTATTATTTATACTTGTAGGTTTGGTACCGTATTTTAAAAATAAATTTCTGAATGAAATTTATGGTTGGATTACGTTTTTGACGCTACTAATTTTTCAATATTATTTAACCTACACAACGGCTCTTAATGACTTTTCGTTAGATTATTTGTTGGTTACTTATGTATTTATTTTCGGAGCTGTTTTATTATTAAGCAATCGTTTGCTGGTCATTATTTTTAGTGCTTCACAGTTGATTCATTTGGCTTATAGAGTGTATTATTCTGACTTAGATAGAATGTCGGAAAGTGCCATTTTGGTCTCTATGACTACAATTTTTATCTTTTCTTTTTTGGTGATGAATGGTTTGATTCGATACAGAAAGAAGCTTGAGGCGGTAAATGTGGAATTGGAAGAACGCATACATCAACGTACACTCGATTTGGAAAACAGAGCTAAAGAGTTACTTCAAAAAAACAAAGACTTAGAAGAGTTTGCTTATGTCGTTTCGCACGATTTAAAACGTCCGTTGCGTAATATTTATACTTTAACAGATTGGTTAACGGATGAAGATGAATACGAATTTAACAAAGAAGCCAATCAAAGTTTGCAACTCATCAAAGAACAAGTGATACAAATGGATTTGCTAGTTGAAGGAATTTTGCATTATTCTTTGCAAATAGATAAAGATAAACCAGTAAGTTTAGTTGATGCGCAAGCATTGGTAAAACGAATTATTGCCGTAAATTCTAGTGAAACGGTTTCCATAAAATTAGAAGAACGCTTGCCAAGTATCTTATTTAATGAATCGCAATTGTTGCAAGTATTCCAGAATTTAATTCAGAATGCCATTAAACATACTGATAAAGAATCCGTAGAAATTCATATTGGTTATCAAAAAACAAAAACGGATCATCAATTTTCAATTACCGATAATGGTCCTGGAATTGACAAGAAATATCATACAAAAATATTTGAATTATTCCAAAAACTTGAAGTAAACTCAGAAGTAGATTCTATCGGAATTGGATTGGCATTGGTAAAGAAAATCATTGAACGCAATAATGGAGAAATTCATATAGAAAGTTCTGCAGGAAATGGCGCAACATTTGTATTTACGATTCCGATATAA
- a CDS encoding alpha/beta hydrolase family protein yields MRIILIPGLGYDHQIFQNLDLTGFEVEYLNWIEPKKGEKIHEYSQRLFSNVKKSTEKTILIGHSLGGIVSQEIASVHQIEKIILLSSIKSRKELSLWFKLVKPLRLDIFFTKGICVKTIKFWGKSHGFETDSEKELFKNMIGKQSNNYLQWALRELSSWKGVKITNQTEIIHIHGTNDKTLPYKLVYKPDFTIENGSHICVFKKADEITELIKNVVK; encoded by the coding sequence ATGAGAATCATTTTAATTCCAGGACTCGGTTACGATCATCAAATTTTTCAAAACTTAGATTTGACAGGTTTTGAGGTGGAATATCTCAATTGGATAGAACCTAAAAAAGGCGAAAAAATTCATGAGTATTCGCAACGTTTGTTTTCTAACGTTAAAAAATCAACTGAAAAAACAATTCTAATTGGGCATTCTTTAGGCGGAATCGTTTCACAGGAAATTGCAAGTGTGCATCAAATCGAAAAAATAATATTACTCTCAAGTATAAAATCTAGAAAGGAATTATCGTTGTGGTTCAAACTTGTCAAACCTTTACGATTGGATATTTTTTTCACTAAAGGAATTTGTGTCAAAACGATAAAATTCTGGGGGAAAAGTCACGGTTTTGAAACGGATAGCGAGAAAGAACTTTTTAAAAACATGATTGGAAAACAATCAAATAACTATTTGCAATGGGCATTGCGAGAATTATCTTCTTGGAAAGGTGTAAAAATTACCAATCAAACAGAAATTATACATATTCATGGCACGAATGATAAAACGCTGCCTTATAAATTGGTTTACAAACCAGATTTCACTATTGAAAATGGCAGTCATATTTGTGTGTTTAAAAAAGCGGATGAAATAACAGAATTGATTAAAAATGTTGTAAAATAA
- the creD gene encoding cell envelope integrity protein CreD — translation MEAHQTEKKNSNNKFLTWFKTSITARLLVMGALVLLLMIPLTLIQELIKEREQRQQSVVNELNDKWGNEILLYGPILKVPYKTYEETVKYDEETKKTFKEQRTILKYGYFFPNTLDITADVKTSKKKRNNFDTAVFTSEIAASGSFETPDFLSKSIADEDIVWEKATLLIKTTNLKGLKSEVKLNLNGNVYGFETNFNAQHNSYPQLDELESTHIALADVPKTSAQAFDFKLMYNGSKSIKFIPIGKVTNVQMTSDWKDPSHTGNFITQSERVTENGGFEANWKLLNTNRSFSQQFFQTLPNLNQYAFGTKFIIPLDEYQKSERSAKYGFLVIGLTFLVFFLIQTLSKISIHPFQYLMIGIALVMFYTLLISISEHSSFLKAYLIAGIAVIVMITLYSKSILKNWKFPLFIGTSLTALYGFIFVIIQLENYALLVGSIGLFLILGIVMFVSRKIDWGFDSAQPANLNSQLATNS, via the coding sequence ATGGAAGCACATCAAACAGAAAAAAAGAACAGCAACAACAAGTTTCTCACTTGGTTCAAAACGTCAATTACAGCGCGATTATTAGTCATGGGCGCATTGGTTTTATTACTCATGATTCCACTTACGCTGATTCAGGAATTGATTAAAGAACGTGAACAACGACAACAAAGCGTTGTAAATGAACTGAATGACAAATGGGGAAATGAAATTTTATTGTACGGACCCATTTTGAAAGTTCCGTATAAAACGTATGAAGAAACCGTAAAATACGATGAGGAAACGAAAAAGACATTTAAAGAACAACGCACCATTCTAAAATATGGCTATTTTTTTCCCAATACTTTAGATATTACTGCGGATGTAAAAACGTCTAAGAAGAAGCGAAATAACTTTGATACTGCTGTGTTTACTTCCGAAATTGCCGCTTCTGGAAGTTTTGAAACGCCCGATTTTTTATCAAAATCAATTGCTGATGAAGACATTGTTTGGGAAAAAGCAACGTTGTTAATTAAAACCACAAATTTGAAAGGTTTGAAAAGTGAAGTGAAGCTAAATTTGAACGGAAATGTATATGGTTTTGAGACGAATTTCAATGCGCAACACAATTCGTATCCGCAGTTGGATGAACTTGAAAGTACGCATATTGCATTGGCTGATGTTCCAAAAACTTCCGCGCAAGCTTTTGATTTTAAATTGATGTATAATGGTAGTAAAAGCATTAAGTTTATTCCGATTGGGAAAGTAACAAATGTGCAAATGACGTCCGATTGGAAAGATCCAAGTCACACCGGAAATTTTATTACGCAAAGCGAACGCGTTACTGAAAATGGCGGATTTGAAGCAAATTGGAAACTTTTGAATACGAATCGTTCGTTTTCACAACAGTTTTTTCAAACCTTACCAAATTTGAATCAATATGCATTTGGAACAAAATTCATAATTCCGCTGGACGAATATCAAAAGAGTGAACGCTCGGCAAAATATGGCTTTTTAGTCATTGGATTAACGTTTTTAGTCTTCTTCCTCATTCAAACATTAAGCAAAATTTCCATACATCCATTTCAGTATTTAATGATCGGAATTGCGCTTGTCATGTTTTATACGTTGCTAATTTCAATTTCGGAACATAGTAGTTTCTTAAAAGCATATCTCATTGCAGGAATCGCTGTTATTGTAATGATAACATTGTATTCAAAATCGATTTTGAAAAACTGGAAATTTCCGTTATTTATCGGAACTTCATTAACAGCTTTGTACGGTTTTATTTTCGTAATTATACAACTAGAAAACTACGCATTATTGGTAGGAAGCATCGGATTGTTCTTAATTCTCGGAATTGTAATGTTTGTATCTCGAAAGATTGATTGGGGCTTCGACTCCGCTCAGCCCGCGAATTTGAACTCACAACTTGCAACAAACTCATAA